ACCCGCCCTACGAGGGAAGAGCTGGGGCGTCGCCGCATCCCCCAGGTTAGGCGAGGGGGGCGGGATCTTGGCATGACAAATCCCGGCGGGTGCTGTTACATGGGTGCCACTCTCCTTCTACCATGATTGAATCTCTGACGTTCATCCTACTCGGCCTGATCCTGCTCTATTTTGGCGGGGAGGGGCTGGTGAAGGGGAGCTCGGCGCTGGCGCTGCGGCTGGGGCTGACGCCGCTGGTGGTGGGGCTGACGGTGGTGGCGTTTGGCACGAGTGCGCCGGAGCTGGTGGTGAGCGTGAAGGCGGCGCTGGATGGGGAGGGGGCGATTGCGATAGGCAATGTGCTGGGATCCAACGCACTGAACATCGGCCTGATTCTGGGGCTGACGGCGTTGATCTGCCCGCTGAAGGTGCAGCTTCAAATTTTGCGCATTGATGCACCGATCATGGTGGTCGTCTCAGTGATCAGCGGGTGGATGCTGCATGATCTTTACCTCAGCCGACTCGAGGGCGGGCTGCTGATGGCGGGGCTGGTGGCTTATGTGATCTTTACAGTGATGTATGCGAAACGAGTGAAGCAGCCGCCTGCGGTGGTGGCGGAGTATGCGGAGGCACTGCCGCCGCCGAAGGGCAGTGTGGGGCGGGATGTGGTCTTCATGATCGGCGGCCTGGGCCTGCTGGTGGTAGGCTCGCGCTTCATGGTGGATGGCGCAGTCAGTCTGGCGCGACTGTATGGCATCAGCGAGGCCGTGATCGGCCTAACCATCGTCGCAGCGGGCACGAGCATGCCGGAGCTGGTGACCTGCGTGGTGGCGGCGCTGAAAAAAGAGCCGGACATCGCTCTGGGGAACATCATCGGCTCGAACATCTTCAACATCCTGGGCATCCTAGGCGGGGCCGGTCTGGTGAAACCTCTTCATGGAGTTGGCATCCAGATGACGGACATCTACATCACCATCGCCTTTGCCGTCATCCTGGTGCCGATCCTGAGAACGGGCCAGAAACTGATGCGATGGGAGGGGGTGCTGCTGCTGACCGCCTATGTGGGCTACATGGTGTGGCTGTGGCCAAAGGATTGAGAACAAAAGACCTCCCCGCCCACGCAGGTGCCGATGACGGACTCATGCCGCATAACGCCGCAAATGGATGGGTGACCAAAGGCATCGCGAACCAGTTCGGCATTCTCATAAAAATCCGGTCTTGGCCCCTGGTTTTGTGCGAAAGGCACGAACTCGAACAAGCCATTCCCCGGCGACCATGTTTTCTAAACGTTATGAAAATCGCCCAAAAGACCCGCTTTTCTTTCCTTTGACGGGCAAGCCGAAGAAGCCACCTGGTTTTATGTCTCACTCCTGCCGGACTCGCGGATTGACCGGATCATCACCTCGCCCATGGAGACACAGGGCGGCGATGCGGGCATGGTGCTGGTGATAGAGTTTACCCTGGCGGGCAGGCGAAGAGGCACAGCCAAAGTACTCCAGAGCTTTAGCTCGCCAAAATCCCGTCTCAGATTCGACGCTCGTTTCGGCAGCTTCAGGGGACTTTCTCACCGCCTGCCCCTCTTTCTCTGCGCCCCCCACTTCCCCCCTCCTGTCAATCATGCCAATCCTGCAATCCTGTCCAAATTTCCCGCCCCCGCCCAGCCTCTTTCGACGGCCAACCATTCCTTGCCAACACGGCATCCGTAACCGATATTTACCATCATCACAAAACGGCAATGATCGCTCCCCATCACCCCCAAAAATCCCCCGATGGGGAAACCTATCCCCAAAAAACCCCCATCCTAAACCCCTGATAACCAACTCATTAACCACCCAAATCCCCAAATGGGGATAATTTAAAAAACTCCCCATTCCCCATTCGCTCGCCTCCCAACCTTCGGTTGATCTTGCGGCTCAGGCGCTTCCTTGCTTCACTTAATGTTCATGAATCGAAGAACCTTTGGCAGGACGTCGATTTCATCCCCGGCCTCCCCGAGAAATGCGAGCACCTGAACGGCCCCCCGGAATTTTGATCCATGCACCTTTGGCCTAACCAGCAGCACTCCCCCGAGAGGAGCGTGGACACTCTGTCCGCATCTAAGCCCATCGGGAGCGCAGCGACCCTGGTCCCCTCTCTTGACGGGTCAAGACCTACCCCATTTTGAAAACACCGCTGAACATGAAGCTCCCTCATGGCCACCTTGCTGAAACATGGGTTTCCTCAGAAGTGAACCCAGCCTGCCAAATCTCCGCCAATGCTGAAACTAGGACTTCGGTGATACCAAGGCTCTCATTGTCAAAACAGGATCATGACGGCACACCTTTTGTCAGTCAGGTAAGCCAGCATTTGACGTATCTCAAAGATGTCGCATAAAGCGGCCCTCCCCAATCCCCTTTCCATGCAGCGCTCGTTTCTTTACCTTTCGGCCTTCGGTCTCATCTGCTCCTCCCTTTCAGCCCTCACGCTGGAGGAGATGAACCAGCGGCAGCAGCCGATGCCGACCGTACCGGAAAAGGACCTGCCACCGCTGAAGAATAAACCCGAGCCGTTTCCCGGCATCGTTAAACATGCTGGCTACGAGGCGCATACCTGGGTGCGGTTTCCGTTCGTCGAAAATCCTGGCAGCTTTGGCTTCGACCCGAAAGGCCGTTTGTTCGTGGCGGAGGCCAACCGCTTTTGGCGCGGGGTGCCGGACCTACGCGGGGCCAATGAAATGATCCGGGGAGATTTCCAGGCGAGCACGCTGGAGGACCGAACGAATCTCTACAAGACCTGGGCTGCACGTTTTCCCACCACCTTTTTCACCAATACGGCAGACCGCCTGATCCGACTAGAAGACCGCGATGGCAATGGCGCGGCAGATCACCGCACGCTGTTTTCAGACCGTTTCCACGAGCCCCTGGATGGCATCGGCTTTTCCGTGCTGGCGGAGGATGATGCGGTGTATTTCACCTGCATCCCGAATCTCTGGAAGCTGACGGATGCCAACGATGACGGCGTGGCGGATGCGGAAAAGGCGCTGGTGGGTGGCTTTGGCGTGCGGGTGTCCTTTATCGGGCATGACCTGCATGGCATCACTCGCGGGCCGGATGGGCGACTGTACTTTTCCGTGGGGGATCGTGGTTACCACGTCACCACGCAGGATGGCCGGGTGCTCTCCGGTGCCGGGCGCGGGGCCATCTTTCGTTGTGAATCGGACGGCAGCGGTTTTGAGGTTTTTTGCAAAGGGCTGCGCAATCCGCAGGAGCTGGCCTTCGATGAAGCGGGCAATCTTTTCACCTTCGATAACACGGGCGATATCGGTGACCTTGCGCGCATGGTTTATGCCCTGGAAGGCAGCGACTCGGGCTGGGACATGAGCCACCAGTCTGCCCATCAATACGTAACCATGCTCGACTGGGAGGACTTTCACCCCAAGACCTCCATGTGGGTGGCGGAAAAGATGTTTGAGACCTTCAATGAAGAGCAGCCGCAGTGGGTATACCCACCAGCCTCGCATGTGGCGCGCGGCCCATCTGGAGTGACCTTCCTCACCGGAGCTTCTTTGCCTGAAGATCTGCGTGGCAAATTCCTGCTGGCGAATTATCGCGGGGCCTCCCAGGGCTGCACGGTGCTGACGGTTGGCATCGAGCCAAAAGGAGCCGGGTATGTGGCCAACTCCGAAGACGTCTTGGTGGAAGGTGTGGGTGTCACGGATGTGGAGCTAGGCTATGACGGCAGCATTTACCTGTGCGACTTTGGCGGCGGCTGGAGCATCAATACCAATGGGGCCATCGAGAAACTGACCCCGAAGGATGAAGCCCTCAGAAAAGCCGGGGCTGAGACCCAGGTCATCTTTGCCAAAGGTCTCAAAGAGGAGCCCGTGGCCAAGCTGATGGCTTACCTGGATTCGCCCGACAAACGCCTGCGTCAGGCAGCGCAGTTTGAACTGGTGAACCGGAAAGAAACCGCCACGCTGGCCGCCCTAACAGCGAATGCGGCCAAGCCGATCCAGACCCGCCTACATGGCATCTGGGCGCTGGATCAACTGGGCCGCCAAGGAGCAGCGGTGAGCAGCACCTTGCTCGTCCTAACCAAAGATAAGGAATCCGAAATTCGCGCCCAGGCTGCTCGGACATTGGGCAGCGTGCGGGCGCTGGAAAGCCAGGAGGCCCTGCTGGGTCTGTTAAAGGATGAATCGCCACGAGTGCGCTCGCTGGCTGCCATCGCGCTGCAGCGGGTGACGAAGCCTGGGGATGCGAAGGTGACGGAAGCTCTTTATGAAGTGGCTGCCCGTCAAGGCACTGGTCCGGTGGACCCGGTGCTGCGCCATTCGGTGCTGTCCGCGCTGGATGTCATCGGCACTGTGCCTGCCGCCACCGCGCGCGCCCAGGCAGCCGAGCGTGAGGTGCGCCTCACAGCCCTGCTTTTCCTGCGTCGTCATCAGAGCCCGGAGTGCGCCATCTTCCTGAAGGATAACGATGCCCAGATCCGCCGTGAAGCCGTGCGCGCCATCTATGACACCACCGGTGTGGATGGCCCTGCGGGAGATGCCGTAGCGGCCCTTGCCCCTGAGGCCGCTGCTTTTTCCCCCACGCTCCAGCAGCGCATCGTAGCCGCAAATTATCGCCGAGGAACGGCTGAGAATGCACGCAATCTTCTTGTCATGGTGAAGGATGCCAAACTGGATGCCGCCACCCGCAGCGCCGCCCTGCATGCGCTGCGCCTGTGGGAAAAGCGGATCGTCACCGATCCCGTGCTGGGCCTCTACCGCCCGCTGCCAAAGGCTGAGCGTACACTTGCCAGCTTGGGTCAATCAATCGAGGCAGACCTGCGTGCTTTACTGGCCGGGGAGCTGCCCCCACAACTCGCCTCACTGGCTCTGAAGCTGGCCGCTGAAACAGGCGTTCGCCTGGAGCCTAAAACGCTCCAGAGTTTTGCCGCAAACCAAGCCCTCGCTGCCGAGGTCCGGATCGCCGCTCTGGACAGCCTTGTCACTTCCGCCCCTACAGAAGCTGGCGACTTGGTGCACCGCTTGATCGCAGATGCCAGCCCCACAGTTTCCGCAGCCGCCTTGGCGCATGGCTACACCTTGAAGCTGGATGGTCTCACCGAAATCTCCCGCCAGGCCATCGCCTCCGGCCCGCTGGTGAAAGCACGCGCCGGCATCTCGGGCCTCACGGCCACACACCCAGAGGAGATCGCCACGCTGTGGCAAAAGCGCGAGAGCAATGACCTGCGCCGTGGCCTGTGGCTGGATGTTTTCCTTGCCCTGCAAGCACAGACAACCCCCGACACCCAGGCCCTGGTGAGCGCCCACATGGCCAGTGCACCGGACGCCGTGTATCGCCTTAGCGAAACAGGTGGCGATGCCCTACGAGGAGAGGCAGTCTTCCGCAACCAAGGCGGCTGCCTGCAATGCCACAAGGTAGGCAGCGATGGCGGCATCCAGGGCCCTGACCTAACCAAAATTGGTGAACGACTGAAGGCAGATAAACTGGTGGAATCCCTGGTCAATCCGAATGCCGTTATCGCCCCTGGTTACGGTCTGGCCGCCATCACCATGAAAGATGGCACCCTACTCATGGGCCGACTGGCGAAGGAGAAAAAGGAAGAGGTGGAAATCGTCGGCATGGATGGCAAGCAAGCCAAGATCGCACGCAGCACCATCGCCAGCATTGCCCCGCCCGTTTCGGCCATGCCACCTCTCGGCACTGCGCTGCCACCACGTGATCTACGCGACCTCGTCGCCTACCTCGCCAGCCGAACTGCCGCTAACAAAAAGATTGGCAAAGATGACGCGAGCCATGGCGATGAGAAAATCGCGAAGTGAGAAGGCTCTCAGCAAGCGTCCCCAGCCACCTACTGGAGCAAGCAGCTACATTAAAAGGCGAAGCCGACGGTGACATGCAGCATGCCACCGCTCTCACCTTCCCGTTTGCCGACGTTGTGGCCGTAATCAATGCGGACGGGACCGAAGGGGAGCTTGTAGCGGAGGCCAGCGCCGATGGCGGGGCGGAAGTCTGATGAATAATCGAAGGCGCTGCTGTTGCTGCCACGACCGAGACTGCCGATGTCGCCAAAGAAGGCGAGTTCGAGGTTGGGGTAGATTTCGTAACTGAACTCGGCGCTGGCAAAGAGGGCCGAAGTACCGCCGAGGGGAGTGCCGCCGTTGGTCACGGGACCGAGTTCACGTTCGGCAAAGGCACGCACGCTGTTAGGCCCACCATTGAAGACGCGGGAATCGATGGGCAACTCCTCTGCCGCTGCACCCTGGATGCTGAGCAAGGCAGCCCCGGCGGCGAAGCGGAACTTCTTGGTGATTGGGCGATACCACGCGCCGCGAAGGTCGGTGCGCATGTAGCTGACATTGGAGCCCATGACATCCATGGTGGACTCCAGGCGGGCGCTGACAAACCAGCCTTTACGCGGCAGGACGGGGCTGTCGCGATAGTCCAGCATCATGCTGCCGCCCAGGCTGCCGAGGGTGTAGGTGTCCGGGCCGATTTCGGCATCGGTGAGGACATCGGTCGAGACGGTGTTGGCGGAGACGCCGGCAAAGACAGAATAAGTGAAGTGCTTGCTGGCCCGACGAGAGAGCTCGAGATTTAGGCTGGTGCCGTAGCGGGAGTATTCGAAGAGATTGAAGTTTTCCACCGCGAGCTGGACGGAGCTGGCATAACCAGAATTAAAAATGGCGGGGTTGGTGAGCTTGAGAGAGCCGAGCGGACCTGCGGTGCTCCAGTTCAGTTCTGCAGCCAGGGTATTGCCCTGATCACGGAAATTCGTATTGCGGTAGTTCACACCCGCCTGGGGGCCGAGGAAGGTATCAAAGCCGAGTTCAAAGCCCAGGGTTTTGGGTTTTGTCTCCTCCCCGGTGATGCGCAGATCTGCCTGGGCGGGGCTGATGCCGGGCTGCAACTGGGGCTCCACATCCAGCCGGGCAAACATGCCGGTATCCAGCGCACGCTTGAACATCACGTCGAGATCCTCGGCGATGTAGTATTTGCCCTCGGCTTCGCGGAAGCCTGCGGTGAGCACGCGCTTGGAGCCCCGGCTAAAGTCTGGGTGCGGGACGATCTGCGCCACACGCACCCGTTCCCCCGGAGTCATGCGGATGACGACATCGACAGTGCCGCCTTGCTGGCCGAGCTTGTAATCGGAAACGGTGGCTGAATTTAACCAGCCGGATTCTTTGGCGATGCTG
This is a stretch of genomic DNA from Prosthecobacter algae. It encodes these proteins:
- a CDS encoding calcium/sodium antiporter, yielding MIESLTFILLGLILLYFGGEGLVKGSSALALRLGLTPLVVGLTVVAFGTSAPELVVSVKAALDGEGAIAIGNVLGSNALNIGLILGLTALICPLKVQLQILRIDAPIMVVVSVISGWMLHDLYLSRLEGGLLMAGLVAYVIFTVMYAKRVKQPPAVVAEYAEALPPPKGSVGRDVVFMIGGLGLLVVGSRFMVDGAVSLARLYGISEAVIGLTIVAAGTSMPELVTCVVAALKKEPDIALGNIIGSNIFNILGILGGAGLVKPLHGVGIQMTDIYITIAFAVILVPILRTGQKLMRWEGVLLLTAYVGYMVWLWPKD
- a CDS encoding PVC-type heme-binding CxxCH protein is translated as MQRSFLYLSAFGLICSSLSALTLEEMNQRQQPMPTVPEKDLPPLKNKPEPFPGIVKHAGYEAHTWVRFPFVENPGSFGFDPKGRLFVAEANRFWRGVPDLRGANEMIRGDFQASTLEDRTNLYKTWAARFPTTFFTNTADRLIRLEDRDGNGAADHRTLFSDRFHEPLDGIGFSVLAEDDAVYFTCIPNLWKLTDANDDGVADAEKALVGGFGVRVSFIGHDLHGITRGPDGRLYFSVGDRGYHVTTQDGRVLSGAGRGAIFRCESDGSGFEVFCKGLRNPQELAFDEAGNLFTFDNTGDIGDLARMVYALEGSDSGWDMSHQSAHQYVTMLDWEDFHPKTSMWVAEKMFETFNEEQPQWVYPPASHVARGPSGVTFLTGASLPEDLRGKFLLANYRGASQGCTVLTVGIEPKGAGYVANSEDVLVEGVGVTDVELGYDGSIYLCDFGGGWSINTNGAIEKLTPKDEALRKAGAETQVIFAKGLKEEPVAKLMAYLDSPDKRLRQAAQFELVNRKETATLAALTANAAKPIQTRLHGIWALDQLGRQGAAVSSTLLVLTKDKESEIRAQAARTLGSVRALESQEALLGLLKDESPRVRSLAAIALQRVTKPGDAKVTEALYEVAARQGTGPVDPVLRHSVLSALDVIGTVPAATARAQAAEREVRLTALLFLRRHQSPECAIFLKDNDAQIRREAVRAIYDTTGVDGPAGDAVAALAPEAAAFSPTLQQRIVAANYRRGTAENARNLLVMVKDAKLDAATRSAALHALRLWEKRIVTDPVLGLYRPLPKAERTLASLGQSIEADLRALLAGELPPQLASLALKLAAETGVRLEPKTLQSFAANQALAAEVRIAALDSLVTSAPTEAGDLVHRLIADASPTVSAAALAHGYTLKLDGLTEISRQAIASGPLVKARAGISGLTATHPEEIATLWQKRESNDLRRGLWLDVFLALQAQTTPDTQALVSAHMASAPDAVYRLSETGGDALRGEAVFRNQGGCLQCHKVGSDGGIQGPDLTKIGERLKADKLVESLVNPNAVIAPGYGLAAITMKDGTLLMGRLAKEKKEEVEIVGMDGKQAKIARSTIASIAPPVSAMPPLGTALPPRDLRDLVAYLASRTAANKKIGKDDASHGDEKIAK
- a CDS encoding BamA/OMP85 family outer membrane protein; amino-acid sequence: MSLLCCVAVSVAAQESDSVHTLREGGVTVTVSGTDAVTWDSLDTMLKDQLTLSGSSSPSEPLADDLAFFTRQHFIREGWPQAEVRWDLKGDTITLTILSGQQTRVGKITWRGDLIVPEEELRKFLLRPSIEKEGADKTNPVWVESELQSGTGLVQRRLRAEGYLQAEVVLTPEAATGSDGLRDITMEVKPGPRFTFGSVDFAGGPVELEKQMRGLIAQTPGEPFNEARVQQIEGQLNSIAKESGWLNSATVSDYKLGQQGGTVDVVIRMTPGERVRVAQIVPHPDFSRGSKRVLTAGFREAEGKYYIAEDLDVMFKRALDTGMFARLDVEPQLQPGISPAQADLRITGEETKPKTLGFELGFDTFLGPQAGVNYRNTNFRDQGNTLAAELNWSTAGPLGSLKLTNPAIFNSGYASSVQLAVENFNLFEYSRYGTSLNLELSRRASKHFTYSVFAGVSANTVSTDVLTDAEIGPDTYTLGSLGGSMMLDYRDSPVLPRKGWFVSARLESTMDVMGSNVSYMRTDLRGAWYRPITKKFRFAAGAALLSIQGAAAEELPIDSRVFNGGPNSVRAFAERELGPVTNGGTPLGGTSALFASAEFSYEIYPNLELAFFGDIGSLGRGSNSSAFDYSSDFRPAIGAGLRYKLPFGPVRIDYGHNVGKREGESGGMLHVTVGFAF